Proteins encoded in a region of the Acidobacteriota bacterium genome:
- a CDS encoding SAM-dependent methyltransferase — translation MTSQIHQVSDTAFMAAAYRARETNHPKALFQDPLAATLAGDRGRRIIEGLPRRAFIGGWTVVIRTRIIDDLIREAVAEGVETILNLGAGLDTRPYRMELPESLRWIEVDYPHVIELKEARLSGETPRCRLERVKLDLADEVARRSLLDDVAAHSEKILVLTEAVTPYLSEEEVASLGADLRSQESIAYWLVDYFSPASYEYRRRSGMSQSMKKAPFLFEPKDYFDFFLRAGWKPREVRYFAIEAKRLGRSAPFPLIQRLMMRVLGMLASPERRREMQQYAGFVLFEPAGETID, via the coding sequence ATGACAAGCCAAATCCATCAAGTCTCCGACACCGCCTTCATGGCAGCGGCTTATCGCGCTAGGGAGACGAACCATCCGAAGGCACTGTTTCAGGATCCCCTCGCGGCGACGCTCGCCGGGGACCGCGGGCGGCGGATCATCGAGGGTCTCCCGAGGCGGGCTTTCATCGGTGGCTGGACGGTGGTGATTCGCACGCGGATCATCGACGACCTCATTCGGGAGGCAGTCGCCGAGGGCGTGGAGACCATTTTGAACCTGGGGGCGGGGCTGGATACTCGGCCCTACCGGATGGAGTTGCCGGAGTCCCTCCGATGGATCGAAGTGGATTACCCGCACGTCATCGAGCTCAAGGAGGCCCGTCTCTCCGGCGAGACGCCACGCTGCCGACTGGAGCGGGTGAAACTGGACCTTGCCGACGAGGTGGCCCGGCGGTCACTGCTCGACGACGTCGCGGCCCACTCGGAGAAGATACTCGTGCTCACCGAGGCGGTCACGCCCTACCTCTCCGAAGAGGAGGTTGCCTCCCTCGGGGCGGACCTGCGGTCGCAGGAGTCCATCGCGTATTGGCTGGTGGACTACTTCTCCCCGGCATCGTATGAGTACCGACGGCGCAGCGGCATGAGTCAGTCGATGAAGAAAGCACCGTTCCTCTTCGAGCCGAAGGACTACTTCGACTTCTTCCTGCGCGCAGGTTGGAAGCCGAGAGAGGTTCGCTACTTCGCCATCGAAGCAAAGCGGCTGGGGCGTTCTGCGCCGTTTCCCCTCATCCAGAGACTGATGATGCGGGTCCTGGGCATGCTTGCTTCGCCCGAGCGCCGGCGAGAGATGCAGCAGTACGCGGGCTTTGTGCTCTTCGAGCCGGCAGGAGAGACCATAGACTGA